From Xenopus laevis strain J_2021 chromosome 7L, Xenopus_laevis_v10.1, whole genome shotgun sequence, one genomic window encodes:
- the ankrd2.L gene encoding ankyrin repeat domain 2 (stretch responsive muscle) L homeolog (The RefSeq protein has 2 substitutions compared to this genomic sequence), whose protein sequence is MEDEVKWATDIIDQKLELEEHEKAKPRFRKIGVVDIDSSDLNDEKYQPPVNRNLANLKGDDRVRKTSVDLRKEIIDVGGIQNLIEIRKKRQERKKKKSLTVALEPPPEPELTGPVTAEAFLKAAADGKMNIIEKFLEDGGSPDTCDEFRRTALHRASLEGHIEIIKKLLDSGSSVNLRDRLDCTAIHWACRGGKLEVVKLLQDSGAEINVKDKLLSTPLHVATRTGHAHIVEHLIATGVEINARDREGDTALHDSVRLNRYKIIKMLILYGSNMMAKNADGKTPTDLVQQWQADTKEMLVKRSNTVSEKQV, encoded by the exons aaGGCAAAGCCACGTTTTCGGAAGATAGGTGTTGTTGACATTGATTCCAGTGATTTAAATGATGAAAAATACCAGCCGCCTGTGAATCGAAATCTTGCCAATTTAAAG GGTGATGACCGCGTGAGGAAGACTTCAGTTGACCTGAGAAAAGAAATTATTGATGTTGGTGGCATCCAAAATCTAATTGAAATACGAAAAAAGAGACaggagagaaaaaagaagaagtcaTTGACAGTTGCTCTCGAACCACCTCCTGAGCCAGAGCTT ACAGGACCTGTCACTGCTGAGGCATTCCTCAAGGCTGCTGCTGACGGCAAGATGAACATCATTGAGAAGTTCTTGGAGGATGGTGGCTCTCCAGACACTTGTGATGAG TTCAGGAGAACAGCACTTCACAGAGCATCATTGGAAGGTCACGTAGAAATCATCAAGAAACTTTTAGACAGTGGATCATCGGTCAACTTCAGGGACAGG CTGGATTGCACTGCTATTCACTGGGCCTGCCGTGGAGGGAAACTGGAAGTAGTGAAGCTTCTTCAGGATAGTGGAGCAGAAATAAATGTCAAAGACAAG CTCCTTAGCACACCTCTCCATGTTGCTACACGCACTGGTCATGCTCATATTGTGGAGCACCTGATTGCTACTGGTGTGGAAATTAATGCCAGAGACAGG GAAGGTGACACTGCTCTTCATGATTCCGTCAGACTTAATCGGTACAAAATCATCAAAATGCTTATTTTATACGGCTCCAACATGATGGCAAAGAATGCA GACGGCAAAACTCCCACAGACCTTGTGCAGCAGTGGCAGGCAGACACCaaagagatgttggtgaaaaggTCAAACACTGTTTCAGAGAAGCAAGTGTGA